A genomic region of Mycolicibacterium poriferae contains the following coding sequences:
- a CDS encoding CDP-alcohol phosphatidyltransferase family protein, with protein MAEAPSDSAGTGNVTPPDRVLTVPNALSVIRLVLVPVFLYLLLVPGALGWAVAILMFSGFSDWADGKIARLFDNQSSRLGELLDPAVDRIYMVVVPVAMAFAGALPWWIVAALLGRDAVLAATLPVLRRRGLAALPVTYLGKAATFALMSGLPLVLLGQYDALWARVVLACGWGFLIWGLAMYLWSGVLYLAQVALVARSMPVRAHPT; from the coding sequence ATGGCCGAGGCGCCGAGCGACAGCGCTGGGACCGGGAACGTGACACCACCAGACCGGGTGCTCACGGTGCCCAACGCTCTGTCGGTGATCCGGTTGGTGCTCGTCCCGGTGTTCCTCTACCTGCTCCTGGTGCCCGGCGCGCTGGGCTGGGCGGTCGCGATCCTGATGTTCAGTGGTTTCTCCGACTGGGCCGACGGCAAGATCGCGCGCCTGTTCGACAATCAGTCCTCGCGGCTGGGGGAGTTGCTCGACCCTGCCGTGGACCGCATCTACATGGTCGTGGTCCCGGTCGCGATGGCGTTCGCAGGCGCCCTGCCGTGGTGGATCGTCGCCGCGCTGCTCGGCCGCGACGCGGTGCTCGCCGCGACGCTGCCGGTCCTCCGCCGCCGCGGCCTGGCCGCACTGCCGGTCACCTACCTCGGTAAGGCCGCCACGTTCGCCCTGATGTCGGGGTTGCCGCTGGTGCTGCTCGGCCAGTACGACGCGCTGTGGGCGCGGGTGGTGCTGGCCTGCGGCTGGGGCTTCCTCATCTGGGGTCTGGCGATGTACCTGTGGTCGGGTGTGCTGTACCTGGCCCAGGTCGCCCTGGTCGCGCGCTCGATGCCGGTGAGAGCGCACCCGACATGA
- a CDS encoding DUF881 domain-containing protein, protein MSLLGGFDSGRNEHRAGAPTLIPVPSLLRSLLSEHLDPGYAAAARDRRPRRRGAEWAWQLLAAVAIATVFVLAWSQARATAPGVVESRQVLAGSVTATQATTDELTGQRDTLATEVNAERRSRLEGDAIGRRLLAELDQANFAAAATPVIGPGLTVTVTDPGMTPDLTDVSKQRVEGSRQVILDRDLQLVVNSLWVAGAEAVSVGGVRIGPNVTIRQAGGGILVDNKPISSPYVILAVGPPHAMQESFDRSTGLQRLRLLETSYGVGVTVAGGDGLALPAGSVRDVNFAKQIGPN, encoded by the coding sequence ATGAGCCTGCTGGGGGGATTCGACTCGGGACGAAACGAGCATCGGGCGGGGGCACCGACGCTGATCCCGGTGCCGTCGCTGCTCCGGTCGCTGCTGTCCGAACACCTCGACCCCGGCTACGCGGCCGCCGCCCGCGACCGACGGCCGCGCCGACGCGGCGCCGAGTGGGCCTGGCAGTTGCTGGCCGCGGTGGCGATCGCGACCGTCTTCGTGCTGGCCTGGTCCCAGGCCCGCGCCACCGCCCCCGGCGTCGTGGAGTCGCGCCAGGTGCTGGCCGGCAGCGTGACCGCGACCCAGGCGACGACCGACGAACTGACCGGGCAACGTGACACGCTGGCGACAGAGGTCAACGCCGAGCGCCGCAGCCGACTGGAGGGCGACGCGATCGGCCGCCGCCTGCTCGCCGAACTGGACCAGGCCAACTTCGCCGCGGCGGCGACACCGGTGATCGGTCCGGGCCTGACCGTCACGGTCACCGACCCCGGCATGACCCCCGACCTGACCGACGTGTCCAAGCAGCGGGTCGAGGGCAGCCGGCAGGTCATCCTGGACCGCGACCTGCAGTTGGTGGTCAACTCGCTGTGGGTGGCCGGGGCCGAGGCCGTCTCGGTGGGTGGCGTCCGCATCGGACCCAACGTGACCATCCGACAGGCCGGCGGCGGGATCCTCGTCGACAACAAGCCGATCTCCAGCCCCTATGTCATCCTCGCGGTGGGACCGCCGCACGCGATGCAGGAGTCGTTCGACCGCAGCACCGGCCTGCAACGGCTGCGGCTGCTGGAGACCTCGTACGGGGTGGGAGTCACCGTCGCCGGCGGTGACGGTCTGGCGTTGCCCGCCGGATCGGTACGGGACGTCAACTTCGCCAAACAGATTGGGCCCAATTGA
- a CDS encoding small basic family protein: MIGIVALVIGIVIGVVLQPSVPDVVQPYLPIAVVAALDAVFGGLRAYLEHIFDAKVFVVSFVFNVLVAAVIVYVGDQLGVGTQLSTAIIVVLGIRIFGNAAALRRRLFGA, from the coding sequence TTGATCGGAATCGTCGCCCTCGTCATCGGCATCGTGATCGGCGTGGTGCTGCAGCCCAGCGTGCCCGACGTCGTTCAGCCCTACCTGCCGATCGCTGTCGTGGCAGCTCTCGACGCGGTGTTCGGCGGGCTGCGCGCCTACCTGGAACACATCTTCGACGCCAAGGTGTTCGTGGTGTCGTTCGTGTTCAACGTCCTGGTCGCTGCCGTGATCGTCTACGTCGGTGACCAGCTCGGCGTCGGAACCCAGCTGTCCACCGCCATCATCGTGGTGCTGGGCATCCGCATCTTCGGCAACGCCGCGGCGCTGCGGCGCAGATTGTTCGGCGCATGA
- a CDS encoding DUF881 domain-containing protein — MSGDHELSRHEGRHEGRHELPRDAAASGRQTADGPRGRSSMVFGVLAVLLCLLLGVAIATQVRQTDSGDALDTARPADLLVLLDSLQQREAALNTEVAELQRTLDELQASGSSDQAAIENARARLAALSILIGTVPATGPGVTVTIADPARGVAPEAMLDVINELRAAGAEALEIRGSGQAGSDNAVRVGVDTWVVGQPGALVVDRATLTPPYTVLAIGDPPTLAAAMNIPGGATDSIERVGGTMVIEQSDRVDVTALRQPKPRQYAQPVK; from the coding sequence ATGAGCGGCGATCACGAACTCAGTCGCCACGAAGGCCGTCACGAAGGCCGCCACGAGCTGCCGCGCGACGCGGCGGCGAGCGGCCGGCAGACCGCCGACGGCCCCCGCGGGCGGTCCTCGATGGTCTTCGGTGTGTTGGCCGTGCTGCTGTGCCTGCTGCTCGGAGTTGCGATCGCCACGCAGGTCCGCCAGACCGACTCCGGTGACGCGCTGGACACCGCACGCCCCGCCGATCTGCTGGTTCTGTTGGATTCCCTGCAGCAGCGCGAGGCGGCGTTGAACACCGAAGTCGCCGAACTGCAACGCACTCTCGACGAATTACAGGCCTCCGGCAGCAGCGATCAGGCGGCCATCGAGAATGCGCGAGCGCGATTGGCCGCGCTGTCCATCCTCATCGGCACGGTCCCGGCGACCGGTCCCGGTGTGACCGTGACCATCGCAGATCCGGCACGCGGCGTCGCACCCGAGGCGATGCTCGACGTCATCAACGAACTGCGCGCCGCCGGCGCGGAGGCGTTGGAAATCCGTGGCAGCGGCCAGGCCGGCAGCGACAACGCCGTGCGAGTCGGTGTGGACACCTGGGTGGTGGGCCAGCCCGGCGCTCTGGTCGTCGACAGGGCCACCCTCACCCCGCCGTACACGGTGCTCGCGATCGGCGACCCGCCCACACTCGCCGCGGCGATGAACATCCCCGGCGGCGCGACCGACAGCATCGAACGCGTCGGGGGGACCATGGTGATAGAACAGTCCGACCGGGTCGACGTCACCGCCTTGCGGCAACCGAAACCACGCCAATACGCTCAGCCCGTCAAGTGA
- the gcvH gene encoding glycine cleavage system protein GcvH — translation MSQIPAELSYTAEHEWVRKTGDDTVRVGITDFAQSALGDVVFVQLPDVGAELTSGDSFGEVESTKSVSDLYAPITAKVIAVNGDLEGNPGLVNSDPYGEGWLVELQADAADLAAALGDLLDADGYRDHATD, via the coding sequence GTGAGCCAGATTCCCGCCGAGTTGTCCTACACCGCCGAACACGAATGGGTGCGCAAGACCGGTGACGACACGGTGCGGGTCGGTATCACCGATTTCGCTCAGTCCGCCCTGGGCGACGTGGTCTTCGTCCAGCTGCCCGACGTAGGCGCCGAGCTGACGTCCGGAGATTCGTTCGGCGAAGTGGAGTCGACGAAGTCGGTGTCGGATCTCTACGCGCCGATCACCGCGAAAGTCATTGCGGTCAACGGTGATCTGGAGGGCAATCCCGGTCTGGTCAACTCCGATCCCTACGGCGAGGGCTGGCTGGTCGAGCTGCAGGCCGACGCCGCCGACCTGGCGGCCGCTCTCGGCGATCTGCTCGACGCCGACGGCTACCGCGACCACGCCACGGATTGA
- the garA gene encoding glycogen accumulation regulator GarA has protein sequence MTEKDFNSGADSEEVTVETTSVFRADFLNELDAPPAASGESAVSGVEGLPVGSALLVVKRGPNAGSRFLLDQPTTSAGRHPDSDIFLDDVTVSRRHAEFRLENGEFQVVDVGSLNGTYVNREPVDSAVLANGDEVQIGKFRLVFLTGPKGEDSGAAD, from the coding sequence GTGACGGAGAAGGACTTCAACTCTGGGGCTGACTCTGAGGAAGTCACCGTGGAAACGACATCGGTGTTCCGCGCCGACTTCCTCAACGAGCTCGACGCCCCACCCGCCGCGAGCGGCGAAAGCGCGGTGTCCGGGGTCGAGGGTCTGCCGGTCGGGTCGGCTCTGCTGGTCGTCAAGCGCGGGCCCAACGCCGGGTCCCGCTTCCTGCTCGATCAGCCCACCACGTCGGCCGGTCGACACCCCGACAGCGACATCTTTCTCGACGATGTCACGGTGAGCCGCCGCCACGCCGAGTTCCGGCTCGAGAACGGCGAGTTCCAGGTGGTCGACGTGGGCAGCCTCAACGGCACCTATGTCAACCGCGAACCGGTCGATTCCGCTGTGCTCGCCAACGGCGACGAGGTGCAGATCGGCAAGTTCCGTCTGGTCTTTCTCACCGGACCGAAAGGTGAGGACAGCGGCGCCGCCGACTGA
- the ftsR gene encoding transcriptional regulator FtsR yields the protein MTQPDTPALNGMSIGVVLDLLRDEFPDVTISKIRFLEAEGLVTPERTASGYRRFTAYDCARLRFILTAQRDHYLPLKVIKAQLDAQPDGELPQSAVAPSGYPAPRLVPVTGESGVAAGRAAVAPAQVRLTREDLLERSGVDDELLNALVRAGVITPMFKGAGTALYDEHAVVIAQCARALADYGVEPRHLRAFRSAADRQSDLIAQIAGPVVKGGKAGARDRADDLAREVAALAITLHTSLIKSAVRDVLDR from the coding sequence ATGACGCAACCCGACACTCCTGCGTTGAACGGGATGTCGATCGGGGTTGTGCTCGATCTGCTGCGCGACGAGTTCCCTGATGTCACGATCTCGAAGATCCGGTTCCTCGAAGCCGAGGGGTTGGTCACGCCCGAGCGGACCGCGTCGGGCTACCGCAGGTTCACCGCGTACGACTGCGCGCGACTGCGCTTCATCCTCACCGCACAGCGGGACCATTACCTGCCGTTGAAGGTGATCAAGGCCCAACTGGACGCGCAGCCCGACGGCGAGCTGCCGCAGAGTGCGGTCGCTCCGTCCGGGTATCCGGCGCCCCGACTGGTGCCGGTGACGGGGGAGTCCGGGGTCGCGGCGGGGCGGGCCGCGGTGGCCCCGGCTCAGGTGCGGCTGACTCGGGAGGACCTGCTCGAGCGCTCCGGGGTCGATGACGAACTGCTCAACGCCCTGGTGCGGGCGGGGGTGATCACGCCGATGTTCAAGGGCGCCGGCACGGCTCTCTACGACGAGCACGCGGTGGTGATCGCGCAGTGCGCCCGCGCGCTGGCGGACTACGGTGTCGAGCCGCGGCACCTGCGGGCGTTCCGCTCGGCCGCCGACCGGCAGTCCGATCTCATCGCCCAGATCGCCGGGCCGGTGGTCAAGGGCGGCAAGGCCGGAGCGCGCGACCGCGCCGACGACCTGGCCCGTGAGGTGGCCGCGCTGGCGATCACGTTGCACACGTCATTGATCAAGTCGGCCGTGCGCGACGTTCTGGATCGCTGA
- a CDS encoding bifunctional nuclease family protein encodes MGEVRVVGIRVEQPRNQPVLLLRESNGDRYLPIWIGQSEAAAIALEQQGVEPPRPLTHDLFRDVITALGHSLKEVRIVDLQEGTFYADLIFDRDIKVSARPSDSVAIALRVGVPIYVEEAVLAEAGLLIPDEADDEAEGGVREDEVEKFKEFLDSVSPDDFKAT; translated from the coding sequence ATGGGCGAGGTCCGTGTGGTCGGCATTCGAGTTGAGCAGCCCCGCAACCAGCCCGTTCTGTTGCTGCGCGAGTCGAACGGCGACCGCTATCTGCCGATCTGGATCGGGCAGTCCGAGGCCGCGGCCATCGCGCTGGAGCAGCAGGGGGTGGAGCCGCCCCGGCCGCTGACCCACGACCTGTTCCGCGATGTCATTACTGCGCTTGGACATTCGCTCAAAGAGGTGCGGATCGTCGATCTGCAGGAGGGCACGTTCTACGCCGACCTGATCTTCGACCGCGACATCAAGGTGTCGGCGCGGCCGTCGGATTCGGTCGCCATCGCGTTGCGCGTGGGGGTGCCGATCTACGTCGAGGAGGCGGTGCTCGCCGAGGCGGGCCTGCTGATTCCCGATGAGGCCGACGACGAGGCCGAGGGTGGCGTGCGCGAGGACGAGGTGGAGAAATTCAAGGAGTTCCTCGACAGCGTGTCGCCCGACGATTTCAAGGCCACCTGA
- a CDS encoding MerR family transcriptional regulator — protein MGDTPRQEQLDLTTGSPQADTLPQPVGEPVQAGLFPDDSVPDELVGYRGPSACQIAGITYRQLDYWARTSLVVPSIRGAAGSGSQRLYSFKDILVLKIVKRLLDTGISLHNIRVAVDHLRQRGVQDLANITLFSDGTTVYECTSAEEVVDLLQGGQGVFGIAVSGAMRELTGAIADFPGERADGGESISTPEDELASRRKHRDRKIG, from the coding sequence GTGGGAGACACGCCACGCCAGGAGCAACTGGATCTGACCACCGGCTCCCCGCAGGCGGACACCCTTCCTCAGCCGGTCGGTGAACCGGTGCAGGCCGGTCTCTTCCCGGACGATTCGGTTCCCGACGAGTTGGTCGGCTATCGCGGCCCCAGCGCCTGTCAGATCGCCGGTATCACCTATCGGCAGCTCGACTACTGGGCGCGTACCTCGCTGGTGGTGCCCTCGATCCGCGGAGCGGCAGGCTCCGGCAGCCAGCGGTTGTACTCCTTCAAGGACATCCTGGTTCTCAAGATCGTCAAGCGGCTGCTCGACACCGGCATCTCACTGCACAACATCCGCGTCGCGGTCGACCATCTGCGTCAGCGCGGCGTGCAGGATCTGGCCAACATCACGTTGTTCTCGGACGGCACCACCGTCTACGAGTGCACCTCCGCCGAGGAGGTGGTCGACCTGCTGCAGGGTGGGCAGGGCGTGTTCGGCATCGCCGTGTCGGGCGCGATGCGGGAACTCACGGGCGCGATTGCCGACTTCCCCGGTGAGCGCGCCGACGGCGGGGAGTCGATCTCGACGCCGGAAGACGAGTTGGCGTCCCGCCGCAAGCACCGCGACCGCAAAATCGGCTAG
- the gcvP gene encoding aminomethyl-transferring glycine dehydrogenase has protein sequence MSEHHETRSELTFVDRHIGPDAAAVDTLLSTIGVSSLDELAAKALPAGILDALTADGVAPGLENLPAAASEAEALDELRALADANTVAVSMIGQGYFDTFTPPVLRRNILENPAWYTAYTPYQPEISQGRLEALLNFQTMVTDLTGLEVANASMLDEGTAAAEAMTLMHRAVRGSANKLAVDVDVYAQTAAVLATRAEPLGIEIVTADLSAGLPDGEFFGVITQLPGASGRLVDWSDLIAAAHERGALVAVGADLLALTLVTPPGEIGADVAFGTTQRFGVPMGFGGPHAGYLAVHAKHARQLPGRLVGVSVDADGSPAYRLALQTREQHIRRDKATSNICTAQVLLAVMAAMYASYHGAAGLTAIARRVHAHAEAVAAGLSGAGIEVVHDAFFDTVLARVPGRAEDVQAAAKQRGINVWRRDADHVSVACDEMTTDEHVAAVLAAFGVEDSAQRAGDPASAGIATRTSAFLTHPAFTRYRTETDMMRYLRSLADKDIALDRSMIPLGSCTMKLNAAAEMEAITWPEFARQHPFAPASDTPGLRRLIADLQDWLTGITGYDEVSLQPNAGSQGEYAGLLAIQAYHEQRGDTGRDVCLIPSSAHGTNAASAALVGMKVVVVACRSNGDVDLDDLRAKVDQYADRLSALMITYPSTHGVYEQDVADICAAVHDAGGQVYVDGANLNALVGLARPGRFGGDVSHLNLHKTFCIPHGGGGPGVGPVAVRAHLAPFLPGHPLADELGDARTVSAAPYGSASILPITWAYIRMMGAAGLRSATLVAIASANYIARRLDEYYPVLYTGEHGMVAHECILDLRGITKSTGVTVDDVAKRLADYGFHAPTMSFPVAGTLMVEPTESESLAEVDAFCEAMIAIRAEIDKVGQGEWPADDNPLVGAPHTATCLLTADWDHAYTREQAAYPLGPSFRPKVWPPVRRIDGAYGDRNLVCSCPPVEAFA, from the coding sequence GTGTCCGAACACCACGAAACCCGTTCCGAGCTCACGTTCGTCGACCGTCACATCGGCCCGGACGCCGCAGCGGTCGACACGTTGCTGAGCACCATCGGAGTGTCCTCGCTCGACGAACTGGCCGCCAAGGCGCTTCCGGCCGGCATCCTGGATGCGCTCACCGCCGACGGCGTCGCCCCTGGCCTGGAGAATCTGCCCGCTGCGGCCAGTGAAGCCGAGGCGCTGGACGAGCTGCGCGCGCTGGCCGATGCCAACACCGTCGCGGTCTCGATGATCGGTCAGGGCTATTTCGACACCTTCACCCCGCCGGTGCTGCGGCGCAACATCCTGGAGAACCCGGCGTGGTACACCGCGTACACGCCCTACCAGCCCGAGATAAGCCAGGGACGCCTGGAGGCGCTGCTGAATTTCCAGACCATGGTCACCGATCTGACCGGCCTGGAGGTGGCGAACGCGTCTATGCTCGACGAGGGCACCGCAGCCGCAGAGGCGATGACCCTGATGCACCGCGCGGTCCGCGGATCGGCGAACAAGTTGGCCGTCGACGTCGACGTGTACGCGCAGACCGCTGCGGTGTTGGCGACCCGCGCCGAACCGCTGGGTATCGAGATCGTGACCGCCGACCTGAGCGCCGGACTGCCCGACGGCGAGTTCTTCGGAGTGATCACACAGCTACCCGGTGCCAGCGGTCGCCTGGTGGACTGGTCCGACCTCATCGCCGCCGCCCACGAACGTGGGGCGTTGGTCGCGGTCGGTGCCGACCTGCTCGCGCTGACGCTGGTCACCCCGCCAGGGGAGATCGGCGCCGACGTCGCGTTCGGCACCACCCAACGTTTCGGCGTGCCAATGGGTTTCGGCGGCCCGCACGCCGGCTATCTGGCCGTGCACGCCAAGCACGCGCGTCAGCTGCCGGGCCGCCTGGTCGGGGTGTCCGTCGACGCCGACGGGTCACCGGCGTACCGGCTGGCGCTGCAGACCCGCGAACAGCACATCCGCCGCGACAAGGCCACCAGCAACATCTGCACCGCCCAGGTCCTGCTGGCCGTCATGGCCGCGATGTATGCCAGCTACCACGGTGCCGCGGGCCTGACGGCGATCGCACGCCGGGTGCATGCCCATGCGGAGGCGGTGGCCGCCGGCCTGTCCGGCGCCGGGATCGAGGTCGTCCACGACGCGTTCTTCGACACCGTGCTCGCCCGCGTGCCGGGCCGCGCCGAGGACGTGCAGGCCGCGGCCAAGCAGCGCGGTATCAACGTCTGGCGTCGCGACGCCGATCACGTGTCGGTGGCCTGCGACGAGATGACCACCGATGAGCATGTCGCCGCGGTGCTCGCGGCGTTCGGCGTCGAGGACAGCGCGCAGCGCGCAGGTGACCCGGCGTCCGCCGGTATCGCCACACGCACGTCGGCGTTCCTCACCCATCCGGCGTTCACCAGGTACCGCACCGAGACGGACATGATGCGCTATCTGCGCTCGCTGGCCGACAAGGACATCGCGCTGGACCGGAGCATGATCCCGCTGGGCTCCTGCACGATGAAGCTCAATGCCGCCGCCGAGATGGAAGCGATCACGTGGCCGGAGTTCGCCCGCCAGCACCCGTTCGCTCCCGCCTCGGACACGCCGGGCCTGCGCCGACTGATCGCCGATCTGCAGGACTGGCTGACCGGCATCACCGGGTATGACGAGGTGTCGCTGCAGCCCAACGCCGGGTCGCAGGGGGAGTACGCGGGCCTGCTGGCGATCCAGGCGTATCACGAGCAGCGTGGCGACACCGGCCGCGACGTGTGCCTGATCCCGTCCAGTGCGCACGGCACCAACGCCGCGTCGGCAGCGCTGGTCGGCATGAAGGTGGTCGTGGTGGCATGCCGCTCCAACGGCGACGTCGACCTCGACGATCTGCGCGCCAAGGTCGACCAGTACGCCGACCGGCTCTCGGCCCTGATGATCACCTACCCGTCCACCCACGGGGTCTACGAGCAGGATGTGGCCGACATCTGCGCCGCCGTGCACGATGCCGGCGGACAGGTCTACGTCGACGGCGCCAACCTCAACGCGCTGGTCGGGCTGGCCCGTCCGGGCCGGTTCGGCGGCGACGTCAGCCACCTGAACCTGCACAAGACGTTCTGCATCCCGCACGGTGGCGGCGGGCCCGGGGTGGGGCCGGTGGCGGTGCGCGCGCATCTGGCCCCGTTCCTGCCCGGGCACCCGCTGGCCGACGAGCTCGGTGACGCCCGCACGGTGTCGGCGGCGCCGTACGGCTCGGCGTCCATCCTGCCGATCACGTGGGCCTACATCCGGATGATGGGCGCGGCCGGTCTGCGCTCGGCGACGTTGGTGGCCATCGCGTCGGCCAACTACATCGCCCGCCGTCTCGACGAGTACTACCCGGTGCTCTACACCGGCGAGCACGGCATGGTGGCCCATGAGTGCATCCTCGACCTGCGCGGGATCACCAAGTCCACCGGCGTGACCGTCGACGATGTGGCCAAGCGGCTGGCCGACTACGGATTCCACGCGCCCACGATGAGTTTCCCGGTCGCCGGGACGTTGATGGTGGAGCCGACCGAGAGCGAGTCGCTGGCCGAGGTGGATGCGTTCTGCGAGGCGATGATCGCGATCCGGGCCGAGATCGACAAGGTGGGGCAGGGGGAGTGGCCTGCGGACGACAACCCTCTGGTGGGCGCACCGCACACCGCGACATGCCTGCTGACCGCCGACTGGGACCATGCCTACACCCGCGAGCAGGCCGCCTATCCGCTCGGGCCGTCGTTCCGGCCGAAGGTGTGGCCGCCGGTGCGGCGGATCGACGGCGCCTACGGCGATCGCAATCTGGTGTGCTCGTGCCCGCCGGTGGAGGCCTTCGCATAG
- a CDS encoding thioesterase II family protein, producing MTGGVADITPKLFIFPHAGGTPQFYVPFAKSFTTDIKRTAVQYPRQGGKQDFGSFTSLPAVADQISTMVSPDREGGVPGSPVFFFGHSMGGLLAFEVARRFEEAGRPIAALFVSAVAAPGRVGYDDIPDTDEGLLAAVSTLTGADPEFMKNPEFAAAILPTLRGLKAIANYTCPPEVTLSCPIHAFYGDDDEIATEEKVLPWAERTTGGFTVREFSGHHFYLTDHLDELVPDVEEKLWARCRA from the coding sequence ATGACAGGAGGGGTTGCGGACATCACGCCGAAGTTGTTCATCTTCCCGCATGCCGGCGGTACCCCGCAGTTCTACGTGCCGTTCGCGAAGTCGTTCACCACGGACATCAAGCGGACCGCGGTGCAGTACCCCCGGCAGGGCGGCAAGCAGGATTTCGGCTCGTTCACCAGCCTGCCGGCGGTGGCCGACCAGATCAGCACGATGGTTTCCCCGGACCGAGAAGGCGGCGTGCCCGGATCGCCGGTGTTCTTCTTCGGACACAGCATGGGCGGACTGTTGGCGTTCGAGGTCGCGCGCCGCTTCGAGGAGGCAGGGCGGCCGATCGCCGCGCTGTTCGTCTCTGCGGTCGCGGCACCCGGCCGGGTCGGCTACGACGACATCCCCGACACCGACGAGGGGCTGCTCGCCGCGGTCAGCACCCTCACCGGCGCGGACCCGGAGTTCATGAAAAACCCGGAGTTCGCCGCGGCGATTCTGCCGACCCTGCGCGGACTGAAGGCGATCGCCAACTACACCTGCCCGCCCGAGGTGACGCTGTCGTGCCCGATCCACGCGTTCTACGGCGACGACGACGAGATCGCGACCGAGGAGAAGGTCCTGCCGTGGGCGGAGCGGACCACCGGTGGCTTCACCGTCCGGGAGTTCAGCGGTCACCACTTCTATCTCACCGATCATTTGGATGAGTTGGTCCCCGACGTCGAGGAGAAGCTCTGGGCCCGCTGCCGCGCCTAG